The proteins below come from a single Malus domestica chromosome 03, GDT2T_hap1 genomic window:
- the LOC103425365 gene encoding uncharacterized protein, which yields MAVLAHSIVICFAFCLLLPRTQSTDVKYCNQKDEYAVKVQGVKILPDPVVRGKPVTFSISATTGQTISSGKVVIEVYYFGIRVHVETQNFCEKLSCPVSAGNFLLSHTQTLPGITPPGSYNLKMTIKDDKNKELSCISFNFKIVLRSLVSAS from the exons ATGGCGGTGCTTGCCCACTCGATTGTGATTTGCTTCGCCTTCTGCCTCCTCCTACCACGCACTCAGTCTACTGATGTCAAATATTGCA ACCAGAAAGATGAGTACGCTGTGAAGGTCCAGGGAGTCAAAATACTGCCTGACCCAGTGGTGAGAGGCAAGCCAGTTACCTTTAGCATCTCTGCCACAACAG GTCAAACAATTTCCAGTGGGAAAGTGGTGATCGAGGTTTACTATTTTGGGATTCGTGTGCATGTAGAAACCCAGAATTTTTGTGAAAAGTTATCCTGCCCAGTTTCAGCAGGCAACTTTCTGCTTTCTCACACCCAAACCTTACCTGGGATCACTCCGCCT GGATCTTACAATCTGAAGATGACAATCAAGGATGATAAAAACAAGGAGTTGTCTTGCATCAGTTTCAACTTCAAAATTGTCTTGCGGTCGCTGGTGTCTGCTAGTTGA
- the LOC103418923 gene encoding uncharacterized protein yields the protein MMRRQGQYGDSGANAYATAAPMHHMSGQRMEHNSSHFEERLEAFTPPPERENPYATSKSEDQWRWERDGSKGSNPVTSHMYNEGQGGDTSRSYFQGQRPESKHSLEKQSSNDSQSQPLNEAMDLGYEDKPSLQTFEDFEKKFFDDIKKLVHEQSDAEDAENARHREKIGAVNAQYQEQLAALRARHAKRRDELLEKESNARQHQYQQLVTDRYPNSSMGASDHHGYSGVAASAPVGEAHRGYNTDQYDSYSERARFLGGSRDHRFEPRGPYPGGRVYDTGSRYY from the exons ATGATGAGAAGGCAGGGGCAGTATGGTGATTCGGGTGCGAATGCATATGCCACGGCTGCTCCGATGCACCATATGTCTGGTCAAAGGATGGAGCACAATTCTAGCCATTTCGAAGAAAGGCTGGAAGCTTTCACTCCACCTCCAGAGAGGGAGAATCCGTATGCAACTTCAAAATCAGAGGACCAGTGGAGATGGGAAAGAGATGGGTCCAAAGGGTCAAATCCAGTGACATCTCATATGTACAATGAAG GTCAAGGAGGTGATACATCAAGATCCTATTTCCAGGGTCAAAGGCCTGAATCAAAACATTCTTTGGAGAAACAGAGCAGCAACGATTCCCAATCTCAACCACTTAATGAAGCTATGGACCTTGGATATGAGGACAAGCCTTCATTGCAGACTTTTGAAGATTTTGAGAAGAAGTTCTTTGATGACATTAAAAAACTAGTGCATGAACAAAGTGATGCTGAGGATGCGGAAAATGCTAGGCATAGAGAG AAAATTGGCGCGGTCAATGCTCAATACCAAGAACAGCTGGCAGCACTTCGGGCACGGCATGCTAAACGTAGAGatgaattacttgagaaggaatcaAATGCCCGACAGCATCAGTACCAGCAATTGGTGACAGATCGTTACCCGAACAGCAGCATGGGCGCCTCTGATCATCATGGGTACAGTGGAGTTGCAGCCTCGGCTCCTGTTGGTGAAGCACACCGAGGGTATAATACTGATCAATATGATTCCTACAGTGAGAGGGCTCGATTTCTTGGGGGTTCTCGGGATCATCGGTTTGAGCCTAGAGGTCCATATCCTGGAGGTCGTGTCTATGATACTGGTTCACGGTATTACTGa